One Streptomyces sp. CG4 genomic window, CTGGCTCGCGAGCGGCAGGAGCCTTGAGCGCGCGGTCCCCGGGATCACCGTACGCACCGGTGCCACGGCGCATCGCGTCGCCGTGGAACCGCTCGCACCGTGAGCCGGGGCTTTCAGCTTTTGGGCCGTCAGCTCAGCGTCAGCCGTCAGCTCGGCCTCAGGCCGTCAGCTCGGCCAGCCGCGACCTCACCTTGTCCAGGCCGGCCTGGTTCCCGTGCTCCTCGTAGCAGGTGGCGGCGGCGCGGAGGTCTTCCGCCTCCTCCGCCGGGCGGCCCGCGCGGCGATGGCACCGGGACCTCGCTTCGAGGGCGTCGGCGAGTTGCAGCGCCGCGTCGGCCTCGGTCATGGCCTCGACGGCCTTGTCCAGGCACACGCGCGCGAGTTCCGCGTCTCCCGCGTCCAGGTGCGCGTCGCCCAGACTCATGTAGACACGGCCCACGTTGTAGGGGTCACCGCCCGGCAGCCGGCGGAACTGCGCCAGGGCGTCGTTCAACCGGGCGACGGCGGCGGTGAAGTGGCCCTGCTTGGTCTGGGCGCGGCCGATGTGGTGTGCCAACAGGGCGGTGGCGCGCGGTACGTCCGTCCAGCCGTCCTGGCCCGGGCCGATGCGGCGGAGGATCTCCTGTGCCTCCTCGAAGCACCGCTGGGCCGCCACGAACTCCCACTGCTTGAGGTGGAGCAGGCCCAGGGACTCCACGGCGGTCGCCTCGCCCCGGTGGTGGCCACAGGCCTGGTCCGCGGCCCTCGCCTCCTCAAGGGCACGGGCCGCCTCGTCCGCCCGGCCGACTCCCATGTAGGCAAAGGCCAGTTGGGTCAGCATGCGGCCCACGGCGCGCGGGTCGCCGAACTCCGCCGCGCTGCGCCGGGCGGCCTCGGCCCCGAGCAGGTGGGTGTCGATCCACTGGGCGTGGAAGCCGAGCAGCAGATGGAGGGCCCACAGGGCCTCGCACAGCTGCCAGACGAGGTCGTCGAAGCCGTGGTGCGCGGCGGCCCGGACGACGGCCGCGAGGTTCTCCCGTTCGGCGCGCAGGTCGGCCAGCGCGTGCTTGCCGTCGGCGGGGTCGCGGTGCTCCGGGAGGGCGAGCCCCCGATAGGCGGGGCCGAGCCGCCAGCGCAGCGGCATGACCCGGAAGTCCCGTCCCGCCGCGAAACGCAGCTGCGCGACCGCCACCCGGCGGACCGCGGCGGCCATCCGGCCGTGCCCGTCCTCGGCGGCCGCGAGCGCGTGGGCGTGGGCCCGGGTGAGGTCGTGGAAGCGGTAGCGCTCCGCCCCGACCTCCTCCAGCAGATGCACTCGGGCGAGCTGCTCCAGCAGCGCCCGCGCCTCGTCCTCGTCGATGCCGGCGGCATGCGCGGCGCACCGTACGGTCACGGTCGGCCAGGGCCACACCGCGATCGCGCGGTACAACGTGGCGCAGTCGGGGCCGAGTTCGCCGTAGGAGACATCCTGGACGGCGCGGACGGGGTCGGCCGGGGCGTCGGGGGTCGGTTCTCCCATGGCGGCGCCTCCCGCGTCGTGGCCGTGGATCCGGTCGGACAGCTGCCGCGCGACCCGCTCCCACGTCAGGTGTTCCCGGACGGCCAGCCCGGCGCCCGTGGTGCACAGGGCGAGGGGGATCCCGCCCGTGCCTTCCGCGACGGCCCGGACGACGGCGTCCGGAGCCGGCGCGCGGTCGCTGCCGGCGACCCGCCTGATCAGGGTGACGGAATCCGCGAGGGACAGCGGCCCCAGGGAATGCGGCCGTGCCCCGTGCTCGGACACGAGAAGCCCCGGCCGGTGCCGGCTCGTGACCAGCACGAGACACTCCGGGGACGCCGGGAGCAGCGGAACGACCTGGGCGTCGCTACGGGCGTTGTCCAGTACGACGATCATGCGCCGCCCTGCCGTGCAGTCGAGGTACAGATCCCGCTGCCGTGCCTCGTCGCCGGGCACCATGGCGGCCGGAACCCCGAGCCGCTCCAGGAACCGCGCGAGCACGTCGGAGGGCTGGAGCGCCGTACCGTCCGACGCGCCCGCCAGGTCCGCGAACAGCACGCCGTCGGGAAACCGGTCCATCAGCTCGAACGCGCACCGGACGACGGCGGCGGTCTTGCCGATGCCGCCCGGCCCGGTGAGCACGGCGATCGTCGGCGCACCCGGGGTACGGCCCTCCTCGTCCAGCAGCGCCGTGAGCCAGGCGAGCACCTCCGCGCGGTCGGTGAACACGGCCGTCGCCGGCGGCAGCATCTGCGGCCGGGAGGCGCCGTGCGCCACGGCGGGTACGGTGCGGGGCGACAGCCACGAGGCCTCGCGGACCCACTCGGTCACCTCGCGGGCGAACTCCGGTGAGCTGCGGGCGAGTTCCAGCAGGAGCCGGGCCGCCTCGGCCTGCTCGGACTCGGTGACGGGCAGTCTGGGCCGACTCGAACCGCACGCTGGGGAGCC contains:
- a CDS encoding tetratricopeptide repeat protein, which gives rise to MEALMGMALSAVGTVVSGALSGAGGEAGRRTSERLYDLLSRGRRAGAGGAGNSGSPACGSSRPRLPVTESEQAEAARLLLELARSSPEFAREVTEWVREASWLSPRTVPAVAHGASRPQMLPPATAVFTDRAEVLAWLTALLDEEGRTPGAPTIAVLTGPGGIGKTAAVVRCAFELMDRFPDGVLFADLAGASDGTALQPSDVLARFLERLGVPAAMVPGDEARQRDLYLDCTAGRRMIVVLDNARSDAQVVPLLPASPECLVLVTSRHRPGLLVSEHGARPHSLGPLSLADSVTLIRRVAGSDRAPAPDAVVRAVAEGTGGIPLALCTTGAGLAVREHLTWERVARQLSDRIHGHDAGGAAMGEPTPDAPADPVRAVQDVSYGELGPDCATLYRAIAVWPWPTVTVRCAAHAAGIDEDEARALLEQLARVHLLEEVGAERYRFHDLTRAHAHALAAAEDGHGRMAAAVRRVAVAQLRFAAGRDFRVMPLRWRLGPAYRGLALPEHRDPADGKHALADLRAERENLAAVVRAAAHHGFDDLVWQLCEALWALHLLLGFHAQWIDTHLLGAEAARRSAAEFGDPRAVGRMLTQLAFAYMGVGRADEAARALEEARAADQACGHHRGEATAVESLGLLHLKQWEFVAAQRCFEEAQEILRRIGPGQDGWTDVPRATALLAHHIGRAQTKQGHFTAAVARLNDALAQFRRLPGGDPYNVGRVYMSLGDAHLDAGDAELARVCLDKAVEAMTEADAALQLADALEARSRCHRRAGRPAEEAEDLRAAATCYEEHGNQAGLDKVRSRLAELTA